In the genome of Pontibacter actiniarum, the window AGTCGAAGCAGCTGGATGTGCCCATGTACATTGGCGGCGACAAAGTTTACACCGATAACAAGCAGCCGATGCTGCAGCCGCACGACCACCAGCACATCCTGGGCCACTTCAGCGAAGGCGACGCGTCCCACGTGGAACAAGCCATCAACGCGGCGCTGGCAGCCCGCGAAGACTGGGCAAACATGAGCTGGGAGCACCGCGCCAGCATTTTCCTGAAAGCCGCCGACCTGCTGGCCGGCCCCTGGAGGGACAGGCTGAACGCAGCCACCATGCTGGGCCAGTCTAAAAACGCCTACCAGGCGGAGATCGACTCTGCCTGCGAACTGGTGGATTTCCTGCGCTTTAACGTGCACTACATGACCGAGATCTACCAGATGCAGCCGGAGTCTTCGCCGGGCGTTTGGAACCGTATGGAGCACCGCCCGCTCGAGGGTTTCGTGTTCGCCCTGACGCCGTTTAACTTCACCGCCATCGCCGGCAACCTGCCTTCCTGCGTTGCCATGATGGGTAACGTGGTGGTTTGGAAGCCAGCACACACGCAGATCTACGCGGCGCACATGATCATGGAGCTGTTCCGCGAAGCAGGCCTGCCTGACGGTGTTATCAACCTGGTTTACGTAGATGGCCCTACCACCGGAGACGTGGTTTTCGGCCACTCTGACTTCGCCGGCATCCACTTTACCGGTAGCACAGGCGTGTTCCAGAACATCTGGAAGACCATTGGCAACAACATCCACAAGTATAAATCCTACCCACGCATTGTAGGCGAAACCGGCGGTAAAGACTTTATACTTGCGCACAGGTCTGCCAACGCCAAGGCACTGGCAACAGCCATCTCCCGCGGCGCGTTCGAGTTCCAGGGCCAGAAGTGCTCTGCCGCCTCGCGGGCCTACATCCCAAGCAACCTTTGGGAAGAGGTAAAAGGCTATGTGATCGAGGACCTGAAGTCGTTTAAGATGGGCGCACCGGAGGATTTCTCGAACTTCATTAACGCCGTGATCGACGAGAAGTCTTTCGACAAGATCGCTCGCTACATCGACGGCGCGAAGGAAAGCAACGAGGTGGAGATTATCGCCGGCGGTAACTACGACAAGTCCAAAGGCTACTTTATTGAGCCGACGGTGCTGCTGTCGCACAACCCGCAGTACACCACCATGTGCGAGGAGATCTTCGGGCCGGTTATCACCATCTACGTGTACGACGAGAACAACTTCGACGACACGCTGGAGCTGGTAAACAGCACATCGCCGTACGCCCTGACGGGAGCCATCTTCAGCCAGGACCGCTACATTATTGACTACGCCACGAAGAAGCTCGACCAGGCGGCCGGCAACTTCTACATCAACGATAAGCCGACAGGCGCCGTGGTGGGCCAGCAGCCATTCGGTGGCGCGCGCGCTTCCGGCACAAACGACAAGGCCGGTTCCATGCTGAACCTGCTGCGCTGGGTGTCTGCCCGCTCTATCAAAGAAACCTTCGTTCCGCCGGTAGACTACCGCTACCCGTTCCTGGGCGAGAACAAGTAATATACACCGCTGAAAAACAGCTGTAACAGAGGCCGCGTTCTGCAGAGGACGCGGCCTCTTGCGTTGAAAGATGTATAAACACACTTTTGTTATTTAGAATCGATAAAAATAACCTCTATCCCCCAAAACACCTCGCTGGCAGCGTGTTTTACACCTATGGTATACTTTTGATTGTTGATGATTTATACCTAATTTTGCTCTCTAATTTAAGAAAGCACGAAAGAGTTATGGAATCAGCTGTACATCAGTACATACCATCGGACTATTTACCTATCCTCATCCAGTTTGCGGCAGCCCTGGGCTTTGTGATTTTTGCGCTGACGCTTACGCACCTGCTGGGCCCCAAAAGAAATAGCGAGGTAAAAGGCGCTGCCTGGGAAAGCGGTATCGAATCTGTGGGAGACGCCCGTACCCCTATCTCCTACAAGTATTTCATGACGGCCATCCTGTTTGTACTGTTTGATGTGGAAATCATCTTCATGTACCCGTGGGCTGTTAACTTCAAAGGCTTCGGCTTGGAGGGTTTCCTGCAAATGCTGGTGTTTGTAACCCTGCTGATGGCCGGCTTCTTCTACGTGATAAAAAAAGGCATCCTAGATTGGGAATAGGACTTTAAACTTTTACAAGCGCACTATTGTTGCAGAAAAGGCATTCATCTGCCTGCTTGTAAAATCAAATTCTCCTTAAAATGAGCGATTCAAACAACGATATTAAATTAGTAGACGCGCCGGACGGCGTATCGGGTGCTGGTTTCTTCGCCACCTCGTTTGAGAAAGTAATTGGACTGGCGCGCAAGCACTCGCTGTGGCCGCTGCCTTTTGCCACCTCTTGCTGCGGTATTGAGTACATGGCCACCATGGGCTCCAACTACGACATCTCCCGCTTCGGGTCGGAGCGCCCAAGCTTCTCCCCGCGCCAGGCAGACATCCTGATGGTGATGGGCACGATTGCCAAGAAGATGGGCCCAGTGGTAAAGCAGGTGTACGAGCAGATGGCCGAGCCGCGCTGGGTTATCGCCGTTGGCGCCTGTGCCTCCTCCGGCGGTATTTTCGATACGTACTCGGTGCTGCAGGGCATTGACCGCGTAGTGCCGGTGGACGTGTACGTGCCGGGCTGCCCGCCACGCCCTGAGCAGATCCTGGACGGCCTGATGCGCGTGCAGGAGCTGGCAGAAAACGAATCGCTGCGCCGCCGCAACTCTCCGGAGTACCAGGCACTCTTAGCCTCTTACAACATTAAATAAGCAGAATGGAGCTTACGAACGAAAACGTACTCGGCAAAATCATCAGCAAGTTTGGGGAAGAGAACATCTGGGACGCCTTTAGCCCCGATGGCATCATGACGATCACCACCAACCGTGCGTCGATCATCGACCTGATCCAGTACCTGTACGACGACGAGGAACTGCAGATCCGCTTCCTGACCACCATGTGCGGCATCCACTACCCGGACCACAAGGGCAAGGAACTGTGCGTGATGTACCAGCTGCATAGCCTGCGTCATAATTACCGCATCCGCATTAAGGTGTTTATGCCTGCTGATGATGCCGTAATGCCGACGCTCACCAACCTCTATGCCACCTCTAACTGGATGGAGCGCGAGACATTCGACTTCTACGGCGTCAAGTTTGTGGGCCACCCGAACCTGACCCGCATCCTGAACATCGAGGAGATGGAGTACCACCCGATGCTGAAGCAGTACCCGCTGGAAGACCAGACACGGGAAGACAAGATAGATACCTATTTCGGACGCTAAGCCAGTTTGGCTGTTGCCCCTGCGAAGGAGCGCGGCAAGCATTCAACGAAAATAACAATGGCTACTGAAAGTAAAACCGCTGAACTCACTGAACTGGAGCAATTCCGCAAAGACAACGGACTTGCCCTGCAGGAGGAGAGGCCTCTTACCACGCTGAACCTGGGCCCTACCCACCCGGCCACGCACGGTATTTTCCAGAACATCCTCCAAATGGACGGGGAGAAGATTGTGGACGCTGTTCCCACGATCGGCTACATCCACCGTGCCTTTGAGAAAATAGCAGAACGCCGGCCGTTCTACCAGATCACGCCGCTGACGGACCGCATGAACTACTGCTCATCCCCTATCAATAACATGGGGTATCACATGACGGTAGAGAAGCTGCTCGGCATTACCGTGCCGAAGCGCGCGCAGTACATCCGCGTGATCATGATGGAGCTGGCCCGTATCTCCGACCACCTGATCTGTAACTCGATCCTGGGTGTGGACTCCGGCGCCTTTACGGGCTTCCTGTACGTGATGCAGGAGCGTGAGCACATCTACGATATCTACGAGGAAGTATGCGGCGCCCGTCTGACCACGAACATGGGCCGCATCGGGGGGATGGAGCGCGACCTGTCGCCGAAAGCCCTGCACCTGATTGGCGAGTTCCTGAACCGGTTCCCGAAAGTATGGGCGGAGTTCGAGAAAATGATGACGCGTAACCGTATCTTCATGGACAGAACAACCGGTGTGGGCGCTATTTCTGCGGAGCGTGCCCTGAACTACGGCTTCACAGGCCCTAACCTGCGTGCCGCCGGTGTAGACTACGATGTGCGCGTGATGAACCCGTACTCGTCATACGAAGACTTTGAGTTTGAAATTCCGGTAGGCTCTAACGGCGACACGTACGACCGCTTCCTGGTTCGCAACGAGGAAGTGTGGCAAAGCTTAAAGATCATCGAGCAGGCTTACAAAAACCTGCCGGAGGGTTCTTACCACGCCGACGCCCCGCACTACTACCTGCCTCCAAAGCAGGAAGTGTACACCAACATGGAAGCGCTGATCTACCACTTTAAAATAGTGATGGGTGAGACGGACGCTCCGGTTGGAGAAGTGTACCACAGCGTAGAGGGCGGCAACGGAGAGTTGGGCTTCTACCTGATCAGCGACGGTGGCAGAACACCTTACCGACTGCACTTCCGCAGACCTTGCTTTATCTACTACCAGGCTTACACAGAGATGATCAAGGGCGGCCAGCTGGCTGATGCGATCCTGACGCTGAGCAGCCTGAATGTGATTGCAGGGGAGCTAGACGCATAATACTTACAACAAGAATCATTTACCATTTAACATTGGCCTGTACCAACGGGCCAATGACAACTGAAAAATGGCAGAAACAATAAACGAAGTGAAGTTTTCTGACGCGGCCATGGCCGAGATCCAGCGCTACATCAGCCACTACCCGGAGGGTCGTCAGAAATCAGCCCTGCTCCCGATCCTGCACATTGCGCAGGCAGAGTTCGGCGGCTGGGTAAGCCCCGAGGTGATGGACAAGGTGGCTGAGATCCTGAACATCCAGCCGATTGAAGTATACGAGGTAGCCACTTTCTACACCATGTTCAACCTGAAGCCGGTTGGCAAGCACGTGCTGGAAGTATGCCGCACAGGCCCTTGCTGCCTGCGCGGTGCCGACCAGATGATCGACATGCTGAAGCAGAAGCTGAACATCGAGGAAGGCGAAACGACTGCCGACGGCATGTTTACCCTAAAGCCGGTGGAATGCCTGGCCTCTTGTGGCTCAGGCCCGATGCTGCAGGTGCGCGAAACCTTCTACGAGAACATCGACAGCGAGGAGAAGCTGGACCAGTTCCTGGAGATGATGCGCCACAAAGAGCACGAAACCCCTACCTGGGCTAAGTAAACCGGACCTTGTGACAAAAGCCTATCAGACAAAAGACTTTATACTTGCATCACCTCTTTTGTTCTTTGTCAAAAGCTCCTTTGTCAGTCACTAATAAAGTATAAACAGGCAGAAGCCGGTAAAGCAACTGCCAAGCTATATATCCTGCTACAATGGGACTTAAAATATTAACTGAACATATCAACGTACCCGGCATCGAAACGCTGGAAGTGTATCGGAAGCACGGCGGCTACAAATCAGTAGAAAAAGCCCTGAAAACGATGTCTCCGGAAGAGGTGGTGGAAGAGGTGAAAACATCGGGCCTGCGTGGCCGTGGTGGCGCCGGCTTCCCGACGGGTATGAAGTGGAGCTTCCTGGCGAAGCCGGAGGGCGTTCCGCGCTACCTGGTGTGCAACGCCGACGAATCAGAGCCGGGCACCTTCAAGGACCGCTGGTTCATGGAGAAAAATCCGCACGCGCTGATCGAAGGCATGATCACGTCGAGCTACGCGCTGGGAGCCAACACGTCTTATATCTACATCCGTGGCGAGTTGTTGTTTGTGCTGCGCATTCTGGAGAAAGCGATCGCTGAGGCGTACGCGGCCGGTTTGCTGGGCAAGAACATACTGGGTTCTGGTTACGACCTGGACCTGCACGTAGCGCCGGGTGGCGGTGCCTATATCTGCGGCGAAGAGACAGCCCTGCTGGAATCATTGGAAGGTAAGCGTGGTAACCCGCGTAACAAGCCCCCTTTCCCGGCGGTGAAGGGTCTGTTCCAGAGTCCGACGGTGGTAAACAACGTGGAGACCATCTCTTCGGTGCCTTGGATCGTGAACAACACG includes:
- a CDS encoding NADH-quinone oxidoreductase subunit C, yielding MELTNENVLGKIISKFGEENIWDAFSPDGIMTITTNRASIIDLIQYLYDDEELQIRFLTTMCGIHYPDHKGKELCVMYQLHSLRHNYRIRIKVFMPADDAVMPTLTNLYATSNWMERETFDFYGVKFVGHPNLTRILNIEEMEYHPMLKQYPLEDQTREDKIDTYFGR
- the nuoE gene encoding complex I 24 kDa subunit family protein; the encoded protein is MAETINEVKFSDAAMAEIQRYISHYPEGRQKSALLPILHIAQAEFGGWVSPEVMDKVAEILNIQPIEVYEVATFYTMFNLKPVGKHVLEVCRTGPCCLRGADQMIDMLKQKLNIEEGETTADGMFTLKPVECLASCGSGPMLQVRETFYENIDSEEKLDQFLEMMRHKEHETPTWAK
- a CDS encoding NADH-quinone oxidoreductase subunit A encodes the protein MESAVHQYIPSDYLPILIQFAAALGFVIFALTLTHLLGPKRNSEVKGAAWESGIESVGDARTPISYKYFMTAILFVLFDVEIIFMYPWAVNFKGFGLEGFLQMLVFVTLLMAGFFYVIKKGILDWE
- the pruA gene encoding L-glutamate gamma-semialdehyde dehydrogenase, with protein sequence MATGFFRVPTPVNEPVKSYAPGSPEKESLLRTYKELKSKQLDVPMYIGGDKVYTDNKQPMLQPHDHQHILGHFSEGDASHVEQAINAALAAREDWANMSWEHRASIFLKAADLLAGPWRDRLNAATMLGQSKNAYQAEIDSACELVDFLRFNVHYMTEIYQMQPESSPGVWNRMEHRPLEGFVFALTPFNFTAIAGNLPSCVAMMGNVVVWKPAHTQIYAAHMIMELFREAGLPDGVINLVYVDGPTTGDVVFGHSDFAGIHFTGSTGVFQNIWKTIGNNIHKYKSYPRIVGETGGKDFILAHRSANAKALATAISRGAFEFQGQKCSAASRAYIPSNLWEEVKGYVIEDLKSFKMGAPEDFSNFINAVIDEKSFDKIARYIDGAKESNEVEIIAGGNYDKSKGYFIEPTVLLSHNPQYTTMCEEIFGPVITIYVYDENNFDDTLELVNSTSPYALTGAIFSQDRYIIDYATKKLDQAAGNFYINDKPTGAVVGQQPFGGARASGTNDKAGSMLNLLRWVSARSIKETFVPPVDYRYPFLGENK
- a CDS encoding NADH-quinone oxidoreductase subunit B; amino-acid sequence: MSDSNNDIKLVDAPDGVSGAGFFATSFEKVIGLARKHSLWPLPFATSCCGIEYMATMGSNYDISRFGSERPSFSPRQADILMVMGTIAKKMGPVVKQVYEQMAEPRWVIAVGACASSGGIFDTYSVLQGIDRVVPVDVYVPGCPPRPEQILDGLMRVQELAENESLRRRNSPEYQALLASYNIK
- the nuoD gene encoding NADH dehydrogenase (quinone) subunit D, whose translation is MATESKTAELTELEQFRKDNGLALQEERPLTTLNLGPTHPATHGIFQNILQMDGEKIVDAVPTIGYIHRAFEKIAERRPFYQITPLTDRMNYCSSPINNMGYHMTVEKLLGITVPKRAQYIRVIMMELARISDHLICNSILGVDSGAFTGFLYVMQEREHIYDIYEEVCGARLTTNMGRIGGMERDLSPKALHLIGEFLNRFPKVWAEFEKMMTRNRIFMDRTTGVGAISAERALNYGFTGPNLRAAGVDYDVRVMNPYSSYEDFEFEIPVGSNGDTYDRFLVRNEEVWQSLKIIEQAYKNLPEGSYHADAPHYYLPPKQEVYTNMEALIYHFKIVMGETDAPVGEVYHSVEGGNGELGFYLISDGGRTPYRLHFRRPCFIYYQAYTEMIKGGQLADAILTLSSLNVIAGELDA